The Macaca nemestrina isolate mMacNem1 chromosome 17, mMacNem.hap1, whole genome shotgun sequence genome contains the following window.
CCAGCCTCACCCTGTTCAGCGTTGCCCCATGAGTATGGAGGGCGGGAGGCAGGTGCCTGGTGGGGCCTTATCCACCTCCCCTGCCTCTGGCCTGAGGGTGCCAGGTGCCTGGCTCCGTGACCTGAGTAAGCTCGTGCCAGGGCCTCGTCCTGACCCCACCTTCGGGGAGAGACTGGGGGACCAGCCAAGCTGCATCTGGGGTGGACCAGCCGTGACGTGCAGCAGGGCAGACAGGAGTAGTGGCTTCCAGGCTCTGTCCTGGTGGCGCAGACAGTGTGGGAGGGGCTGCCACTGGTTCCTGTGGCCCACAGATCCTGACCACCACTGGGCACGTCCCCGGTCCCCAGGACTCAGGATGCAAGAGCAGGAGTCACCCCTCAGACCCCAGGCCAAAGGACTGAATGAGAGAGACCGTCCCTGGGCCCCAAGGTCAGAGCTGGAGCGGCCTTGAGGCCACCTCTCTACGGGGCAGCTGCTCTGGGGCCAGTTCTGAAAGAGTGGACGTCTGGTGGGGGTTCCGAGCCCTAACGCTGGGAAACACCCGTGCAGAACCTGCAGACCTCGGCGGGCGTGGACTGCAGACACAAGCCCGAGGACACTGGCCTGGCTGAGGAGGCTGGGCCCCTCCAGGGCCAAGTGCCCTGCATCCTCCCTGGATGCTGCACCAAGACCCTCGCCCACCTCTACATGGAAAACCCACTCCGACCTTCAAGGATTCCCTGACTCCCCACGCTGAGGGTCCTGGGCCCACCAGCCTGGGGCCACCACCCACCGCTGCCGAGCACGCTCGCGCTCCTGCTGGCCCAGCGCCTCCTTCTCCCGCTCCAGCTGCTCCCGCAGCTCCTCAGCCTGGCGCAGGCAGCGCTGCGAGGCCCGCTCGTCCGACTGCAGCAGCTCCGCCTCATGAAGGCTCTTGAGCCTCCGCACCTCCTGCTTGTGCCTGGCAATCAGCTTCTGGATCTCGGGCTCCAGGCCTGGGGGCAGAGCACTGGCTAGGGCCATGTCCAGCTGGGTGGGCCCGGGAAGCCTAACCCTGGCACAAGGCTGGCCTGTCTCAGGGCCAGAGGGGACCCCGCCCACCCAAGGCCTCCTTGGATCCAACCTGAAGCACAGCTGAATCTGACACCCAGGAAGTGGGGAAGAGGCCCCCACAGGGCCACGGCGCCTCCCCCAGCCTGTGAGGCTCAGGACTCCCCGAGACTCTTGGTGCTCCCACTGACGGCTCCCAGGCACCCTGACAGCAGGTGTCCAGAGCAAGAAGAGCAGGCCTCAGGGAGCCCTGCACACCACCCAAGGGTCCGAGGCCCCTTGAGACCCCAACACCCACCAGCCTCCTGCCCCATCTCCCTGCCTGCACCTGCCTCTTCCCGTGGCTCACTCTGCTTCCTGTGGCAGGGTCCACGTGCCACAGTCGTCCACAAACTCCCGATCTCCCCTAGCCCAACCCTGAGGAAGTGACGCACTGAGCCCCCTCGTTTCAGTCCACTGCCTGGGTGCTGGGGGCCGGGCCAGGCTCCTGTGTGGAGCCCACCTGCCCCTAGAATCACAGCAGAGGCCGCAGGGGAGGCCGTGACAGGGGCGGTTGGGGCATGAGTGTTCACCTCTGCCCAGGAAGGTCTCAGACTACATGAATGCCTGAAATTATGGCCCTCTCAAAAGAAGCCCCGGCCGCAGCGCCCACCCCACACCTGGCCGGCTCACGGGAGGGGATGGCCCACCTCGGACAGTGACCTCCTTGATCTTCTTGGTTTTCTCACTGATCCACTTCTCCCGGCGGACTTTCTCAGTGGCACTCATTAGTTCTTTGAGTTTTTTAATCTCCTGTGAGCAGGAGAACAGGTCAGGAAGAAATGATGAGAAGACACCCCCATCCCTTTGCCACCCTGCGGGCACAGGCAGGGCCGGGCTTCCAAGTCCACCAGCACAAGGCTGGGGCTCGTGGGTGGGTGTGCTGCCCCGAGACATACACGCCGGCTCCAGAGAGCCATGGCTGCCCTCCCCAGCGCCGGGGGCCAGGCTGGAGGCCCAGGTCCACCCAGTCACACACCTTAGTGGCCTGAGAAATGGGAGGGCAGCCATAGGCCTGCAGAAGCTCTGCCCCAGAGAGGAGCGCTACTGCCTGTCGGGATGGCCCCAGAGCCTGCATTCTTCCACGTGACTGGCAGTCCTCAACTCCGGCTGTCAGCCACGGTCACGTGCAGGGATTTTAAAATGCCAGTGCCAAGCcccactccagagcctgggctaGGGACCATCACTGCCCAAGCTGGTAGGAAGCAtagccagggaggctgaggcccccAGGGAGCCCCACACAGTGCTCCACCAACACCTGGTCAGCAGAGAGAGCAGGTCCCGTGGCCCAAGGACCTGGCAGTGGGGCAGGCCAGGCAGAGACTCCTGGGTCCACGGCGACCGTGCTGTGGCCGGGCAGGGACTGTGCGTCCACATCTGCAACAGCAGGCCCACGGCCccgccccagagcctggcagctagAGAGGCAGGAGTGGACTAGCTCGGTGCCATGGTGCTCCCCCAGACAGCCCCACCCACTGCTGTGGCCCTGACACTCTGAGGCAGGAATGAGGACTCCGAGTCTGACCCTGTTCTGGGGGCTGTGCTGGCTGAGCCTGGCCTGTGAGCCCGGCCTGGGATGCTGTGCAGTGGGGAGTGAAGCCTCACCAGCTCGTGCTGCGCCTGCACCTGGGCCACACGCTCAGTGCATCTctggtcctcctgcttcagctcgGCCACCACAGCCTCGCACTTTTCACTCAGGACCTTCTTGTCTTCGATCAGCTGTGTTGGGGACCAGAGGTGAGGTGGCTGCACCAAGGCCCCAGCCCAGCAGGACCCCTGATGGAGGAGACCCTCCCAGCCTCCAAGGGAGGCTAAGAGCAGCCCTCTCCTGGGGCTGTCCCTCCTAGGTTTGTGGATGGACCCTGGGGCCAGCGGGAGGGCATGTCTGCAAACACGGGCCCAGGCCTGCATCCGCCGTCCTGTCCTCAGCTGGGGGACCCAGAAAATGTCAGAGAAGCCCCAGCCCACCCCCTGCAGTGATGTCAGGGTCTTCCTAGGATGAGGGTAGCTTTGTCGTGCCCATCACCCAGCCCCGGAGGAGGCCCACTGTCTGCCAAAGGGTGTTAGCACCACACCAGCCTCACTGCAGGCCCCAGGCCAGACCCCAGGTCAGGACACACCTGTGATGACCACCAAGCAGCCCCTGGAGGCCCCTATTCTCACGGACCCCAGATCTAGAGTTCTCTCCAGAATAGGATCCGGCCAGGGCTGCGACTGAGCCGAGGGGCCGGCGGGACACCCCTACTACCCTCGCTCGGGGCAGCTCTGGGTAAAGACAGGAGTGTCCTCTCCAGGGCATGGATGGCTGGGAACGGCACGGGAAAGGCTTGGAATGCATCCAGCAGATACCTGTGTGACCCCCAACACAGGAAGAAGCTCACCGGCAAAGGGAAGCCCCTGACTCTGGAAGTCTCCATGAGCCACAAGCTGGGTCTGGGCCTCTGCGGTCCCCAGGCCGCTCACCTGGTCGATGAAGGCCAAGTGCCGCTGGATGGTGGCCTCGTAGTGCTCCCTCTGCCGCTGCAGCTGCCGGCTCAGTGCCTTCTCTGTCTCCTTGACCCGCCGGACCGTGAGGTCTCGCTGCTGCGCCTGCCGGGtgtgggcagaggagggaggcgCTGGGACCAGTGGGCCCGGCCTCGGCAGGTAGGAGGCTAGGAGGGCCTAGGATTAGCAGTGCCCGCAGCGTTACCAGCGCTCTCTGTAGCAGCAGCATGGCCTGCTTCTTCTCCTCCACCTCCAGCTTCAGCCGCATCACTGACGTGCTTGCCTCGGACCCCAGCTCCAGGGGCCCGGGCCCCGCCTCCAGCACCCACCCCTGCAGACACAGCCGAGCGTCAGGCAGCAGTGGCAGAGGACAGGGAGGCAGCCAAGGACCTGACTCGATGGCCCTGCAGTCCTGCCCTCCGGGGACAGAGAGGCTGCTGCACATGGGAGCCCGTGGAAAGTCGGAGGGCAGGTGGCAGGCAGCCTGGCAGAGGCCGTTTTCATTACTCAGTACAGGAAATGGGGGCCGTGGCctcaagaataaaaaacaaaccatTTAAAAAGTTCTATGCTTCCCAGCTTCCTGCCCTGTGACAATGAGTTCACGTCACTGCTCCATTTAGCCTGGCTGCTGGTGTTCACCAAGGACAAACCAATGGGTGGCCCAGAGGACACAAGGCTCCGGAGGCCTGAACTATCCACACATACAGGCTCGTGGAGGCGGCTCAGGGCAGCGGGGAGGTGGGTGCAGTTGGGGAATGTGggccctgccacctccaccctgGGAGAGTCCCGTGGTGGGGGCTGTGCAACTGGGTGGGTACATGGTACGGGACCACCTCCTGCTGGGGACCAGGTCGGGGCTGGCGAGGGACCTCCTCCCCCTGGGGGCCAGGTGGGAGCGGGCAAGGGATGACCTCCTGCTGGGGGTCCGGCTGGTCCTGCCCAGACTTCTCCATCTCGTCCAAGAAGCTCATGATGCTTTGTAGCTTGGCCTCCGAGAGCAGCGTCCCATCCTCAGGGGGTTCGGGGAACGCACTGAGTTTTCCAAATTTCTCCAGGTTGTCAGCTGTCAGAGAGCTGGCATCGTCCTCCTGTGGGACAGGAGACCAGCATCAGGGGCTGTCAGGGCAGCCTGAGGACTGGGAGTCCCCAGGGACAGAGGTGGCAGCTGAGGCTGGGCTCTGGGAGGGAGGGTCGCGACCAAAGCAAGAAGGAGCCCGTGGCACCCCCATTTTCCCAACCCCTACAGCCACCGCATGCTCTGTGTGGATGGCACGGGTGGACAGACTGGGCAGGGCGGGGCGCACACTGCGGTCACCTCGCTGGCCCAGGCGTATCTGCCCCTGTGATGGGCCCTGGGGCGGGGCAGCGGCTCCGgctccttctccagcagctgcagCGTGTGCAGCAGCTCCTCCAGGGGCCCCCTGGATTTGGTGCTGCCCCTGCTCGGGGCCACCATCTCCAGGTTGTCCCCAGTTGCATCCTGGGCGAGAACGTCCTGCAAAAGAGCAGGCAGACAGATGCAGCAAGGCGCAGAGCCCTGAAGGTGCCGCGGGAGCTCCCCAGTCCTGACATTCAGCCTCTGGAAGGTGAGGCCAGGGCTCAGACCTTCCCACCCAGTCTCTGCAGCTGCTCAAACCCAGAGCAGCTCCAGCCACCAGGGACTCCTCCCAGCACCCCACTCCTGGAAAACAGGCTGTGCAGCCACCTGGCCCCACCACGGAGCAGCCTGGGAGCCTTGGCTGTCACGTCACCCCTCGGAGCCGGAAGCTCCTCTTCTGTGGATGAGGATGCAGGGCCCCCGACCCCAGGACATCTGTAAAAACCCAACAGGTCCACCCCAGCGAAGGCTCCCCTCGGGGCAGCCAGCACCGTGCATCAGAACAAGAAGATCCCCTGGGTGGCCTCTCCGGGCACGAGTGGCCCCTAGAGCAGAGAAGCGGCTGGGACATCTCAGCTCGGGACACCCCTGGCACAGACGCAGCCCTTAAAGCCAAAACCACAAGGGAGGGAAGGACAGCTGCACCCAGACCTGCGTCCTGTCCTCTGGAGGCTGCTGTGGTTCTGGGGACGAGCTGGAGGTGGGCAGGCAGCAGTCTCCAGGGCCTGCAGCAGGGAGGCCGGCACCTGCACAGCAGAACACAGCATCATCCCACAGAGAACATCCCGGGGTGGGCAGCGACTCTGGAGGCACCCCTGGGAAGAAGCCAGGCATAGGGGAGGCGGAGGCGACCCCAGAAGCAGAGGAGCTGCCGGGGATCCATGGCCTTTTGGGTGTGGAGCTGTGGAGGATGAGTGCCACCCCACCCTTCCACCCTACCGGGCCTTCTGCTCTGTAGGGCCCCTACGTCCAGGACCACCTGTTTGTCAAGGTCTTGGCACTCTCGTCAGGTCAGCTGGGGGCCAAGGCCCCTAACTCCGAGGACTGGGGCTGCCAACACGGGCAGcagcacaggaggctgaggggaggtcCACAGGGGCTGCACCTCCTTcctggctgcagcccagcccACCTCCACGGGCACAGAGCCACTCTCACCAGTGTTGATGGCCTTGAGGGCCTGGTGGGCAGTGTCGCCTGGTGTGGGGGACAGCCCCTGAGCAGGCCGCCGCGTCCCTGGCGCTCTGGTCTCCCCGGGATTCTCAGGCGGCCCACGCTCAGCTGTGATCGCCTTCTGGGCTCTCAGGGCTCGTTTCTGTTGCAGCTCCTGCAGTGGGAGCGTCGCTGAGCACTGCCCCTGGGAGAGGACGACCCCAGGCTCCCCAGCCAAGCTGCCCTGAGGCTCGATGTCCTGGGGCTTCACTAAGCACTGCCCCCGGGAGAGGACGACCCCAGGCTCCCCAGCCAAGCTGCTCTGAGGCTCGATGTCCTGGGACCTCACTAAGCGCTGCCCCCGGGAGAGGACGACCCCAGGCTCCCCAGCCACGCTGCCCTGAGGCTCAATGTCCTGGGGCTTCACTAAGCACTGCCCCCAGGAGAGGACGACCCCAGGCTCCCCAGCCAAGCTGCCCTGAGGCTCGATGTCCTGGGACCTCACTAAGCGCTGCCCCTGGGAGAGGACGACCCCAGGCTCCCCAGCCACGCTGCCCTGAGGCTCAGTGTCCCGGGGCCCAGGGAGCCCTAGCATCGGCCCCATGGTCAGGCCTGGGCCATGGTACTGCTCAGAGGTCCCTGCACAGTCAGCCCGGGCACCTGAATGGCCGCTCGCCTGGCTTGGCGTGCCTTCTCTTCCCGGGCCTTCCTCCTGGCTGCCTCTTTCTGCTGGTGCAGGTCCAGGAGGGTCCCCTCGCCTGGCCGCTGCCGCTGCTCCTGCCAAAGAAGCTGGTGCCATGTGGTGTATACATCGGGAAGACGGAATCTAGACCCAGACTGGAAGCTTCCCCACAACGCCCCAGAGTCCCCTAGAGTTCGCGGAATCTCAGGGCCAGCAGGGAAGGTGAAACCCCACCAGGACCTTGAACCTGCCATTTCTCTGCTCTACAGAGGAGGAGCCCTGCGTCACAGGTGGCCAACAGTTCCAGCACGGGGGAGACGGCTCATGCCCACGGAGTGTGCTCCGGAGACCCTCCAGCCTGGGACGGACCCAGCAGGCATTTCCCGACACCCAGACCCTGACGACTGCCAGTGAGGACCACCCTGCCCGTCCGCAGGGACCCAGCGTCAAGAAGGATGCTGCACCCAGAGACAGGACCCACGGGCAATCCTAGGCTTTGATTCCACCTGTCCCAGAAACTCAGAGCCCTGGGATTCTGGGCCAGACCCCCTGGGGGAGCATGGAGTGACTGAGGCACCCACACTGACCTCCCGCTTGGCCTGCAGCAGGTGCTCCAGGCGGGCAGCTCCCACTCGGCGCCGCTGCACCTGGCGGCGGTACCAGCGCTGGATGGTGACAGCGGCCTGGTTCACCTGGTGGATAAACCTGCCCAGAGAGAAGGGCTCAGGGCCAAGACCAGGCCAGCGCCCTGGCAGGAGCCAGCTGGTTGCTGGTGGAAGGTCCAGCTGGGGAAGAGAGAGGCCGGCGACTGCACACAAGTAGCTCTTTTCACACGGCAGGACCAGCCCGCCTGGACCAGCTCCACGAAAACCCAAAACCTTCCTCCTGGGAAGGTGTCCAGGGGAGAGGAAACGTCTATCCACGCAGGCCTGTGTGGCCTTATTTACAATCGCCAGGAAGTGGGAACGGTTCAGATGCCCATGACCTGGCTACGGTGTGAACACTGGATGGCAGGACCCTGCCCACAGGCAACAGGTCCGGGACTCAGGCCAGTGCAGGCCACAGGCCGTGGCTCCACAGAGGGTGGTCAGAACAGGCAGGGCTATGAGGGAACAGACTGGTGGCTGCTGGCATCAGGGCCAGGAAGGAGCTCGAGGGAAGCCTGGAGGTGCTGGGCCGTTTCCTTATCTTGGTCCGCTGTGTCCACAGACAGCACTATACACCCTGGTGGAAGCTCATGGAACTGCACACTTACAATGGGCACCTTTTATTGTATAcaaattatgctgaatgaaactgattaaacaaacaaacaaaaaatgcttcGCCTTGGCTCTCGGGACCATGTGTGGATCCTCTCAGCAAAGGCATTAACAGAGAACCCAGAACGTGTGAGCCCTAGCTCGGGGGCGGTCTGCCCCAGGCAGAAGTAGGGGGCTTTGAAGAGCCACGGGCATCTGGTCCCCCTTCCCTCATGCTACCCACTGCGTCTACAGGCCTGGTCTCCCTAGACCTAACTGGGTGGCAGGGTAGGTGATGGCTTTGCCAGGGGGAGGCTCCGAAAGTCCAGGCAGGGAGGTACCCCCGCGACTCTCCTGACCAGGAACAACCATCATGGTCACAGGAGGCTCTGCCCACAGCCCCTCCAGCTCCCCAGGGGTAAGTGGCAGGGACACAGCCCCCAACAGTCAGCGTCACAGGAGGCTCCGCCCACACCCCCTCCAGATCCCCAGGGGCAAGGGGCAGGGACACAGCCCCCAACAGTCAGCGTCACAGGAGGCTCTGCCACAGCCCCTTGAGCTCTGGGTGTTGTTGGCTTTTTTCAGTTCTGTATCTTCTTTGCCTTTAATATTGTTTTAAGTAACAGTTTTACTGAGGTACAATTTCCATACTACAAAATCTACtcattttcagtgtacaagtcaaTGATTTTTAGCAAATCTAGAGTTGTGTGACCATCAGCACAGTGCAGTTCTGGAATGTTCCACTGCCCCTGGAGGAGCCCTCTCTGCCACCCCTACACCTGCCTTCTACTTACTCTGATGAACTTGCCTTTGCTTGGTGTTTTATGTAAACAAAATCATGCCACATGGAGTCTGCTCAgtctcaatattttttttttttttttttttttgagacggagtctcgctctgtcgcccaggctggagtgcagtggccagatctcagctcactgcaagctccgcctcccgggttcacgccattctcctgcctcagcctcccgagtagctgggaccacaggcgccgccacctcgcccggctaattttttgtgtttttagtagagacagggtttcgccgtgttagccaggatggtctcgatctcctgaccttgtgatccgcccgtctcggcctcccaaagtgctgggattacaggcttgagccaccgcgcccggcctcagtctcaatattttaaaacaactattgAATGCAAATTTCTATCCTCGGAGGTGTGAGCCCCCAAGACCCCGACGCCTGCCCACCCCTGTGTTCTGGCCTCAGGCTCCCCACCACTCCAAGAACGGTCACctctcagcctcctcctctgtCACCTCCTTCCGCCTGGGCAGGCCCGTGGTGCCCCCAGCGTTGTTCCGGGCCGAGTGGCTGGCACTGGAGACATTCTTTGGTGGCTTCCCGAAGCCACTGCTCTCGCTGCCCTCACAGGTGGCTGCCTTGATGATGTTGCTGACAGGAAAGAAGCAAACGGCCTCGTCTCACCACCCAGGGGAACGGCTCTGCCCACAGGCCGCAGGTGCCTGCTCCCGGCTGTCACAGGACTGAGCCTGGAAGGGGTGCTGGCAGGCCGGCCGCCAGGACAAAGGGGGACAGCGGCAGGTGCGAGGCCAGCTCTCCCGTGCCACATCCTGGCCTCTGGACCACCTGTGCCCTGACAAGGTCCCACTCACTGGTACCCAGGATAACGAGCTCTTTGCATTTAAAAAGTTCtcactaggccgggcgcggtggctcaagcctgtaatcccagcactttgggaggccgagacgggcggatcacgagttcaggagatcgagaccatcctggctaacacggtgaaaccctgtctctactaaaatacaaaaaaaattagccgggcgaggtggcgggcgcctgtactcccagctactcgggaggctgaggcaggagaatggcgtgaacccgggaggcggggcttgcagtgagctgagatccggccattgcactccagcctgggcaacagagctagactccatctcaaaaaaaaaaaaaaaaaaaaaagttctcactAAAGTTACAttgggaggctgggtgtggtggcccacacctgtaatcccagcactctgggaggccaaggcaggcagatcacctgaggtcagaagttcgagaccagcctggccaacatggtgaaaactgtctctactaaaaatacaaaaaaattagccgggcatggtggcgggcacctgtactcccagctactcaggaggctgaggcaggagaatcgcttgaacctgggaggcggaatttgcagtcagccaagatcacgccattgcattccagcctgggcaacaagaatgaaactccgtctcaaaaaaaaaaaaattccattgagAAAGTTCCCAAAAGTCACAGGAGTCCAGAGCCTGAGGGACACTTGAGAGACCCCAAGACCATCCCCAATCCCAGCAAGACCGTGCGGTGGTGGACTTGGGGGCTCCTCTGCTCCGCTCAGCCCACCACCGCTGTGACGCCTTCTGGGCTCTGGACAATCCCTGGCTTCCTCCTGGGGGCCCCACCCCACCGTGAGCCCCAGACCTCCCTGTGCCGCCACATCTGGGTTGTTTTCTGTCTATGGGAAGCTGCCGACCCAAGGACAGCAGAGGGTGGCGGACTCGGACGGGGGCCCGGCTCGCGGCTGCTCCACGCGGTTTTATGTGCACTGACCATGTGCCCTGGCCGAAGTCGGACCCCGTGTGCACTGACCGCATGCCCTGGCCGAGGTCAGACCCCATGTGCACTGACCGCGTGCCCTGGCTGAGGTCGGACCCCGTGTGCACTGACCGCGTGCCCTGGCTAAGGTCGGACCCCACAGCCCCGTGGCCTCCCCGGAAGACCTTACTTGAGGGAGGGGGCAGTCTGGTTGGAGCTCTTGAGCGGGGGTGCCCTCTCCGAGGGGGTGTAGCGATTGTGCACCATGGTGGTGACGCAGTTGCCCATGGCTCCCTTGTTGCTCCTGCCAGGCCGGAAGAGA
Protein-coding sequences here:
- the LOC105469388 gene encoding centrosomal protein of 131 kDa isoform X2 encodes the protein MKGTRAISSAPECSPAGVDLSLTGLPPPVSRRPGSAATTKPIVRSVSVVTGSEQKRKALEATGPGGSRAINNLRRSNSTTQVSQPRSGSPRPAEPTDFLTLFEGSPSGKKRPASLSTAPSEKGATWNVLDDQPRSFTLPPNARSSSALDSPAGPRRKECTVALAPNFTANNRSNKGAMGNCVTTMVHNRYTPSERAPPLKSSNQTAPSLNNIIKAATCEGSESSGFGKPPKNVSSASHSARNNAGGTTGLPRRKEVTEEEAERFIHQVNQAAVTIQRWYRRQVQRRRVGAARLEHLLQAKREEQRQRPGEGTLLDLHQQKEAARRKAREEKARQARRAAIQELQQKRALRAQKAITAERGPPENPGETRAPGTRRPAQGLSPTPGDTAHQALKAINTGAGLPAAGPGDCCLPTSSSSPEPQQPPEDRTQDVLAQDATGDNLEMVAPSRGSTKSRGPLEELLHTLQLLEKEPEPLPRPRAHHRGRYAWASEEDDASSLTADNLEKFGKLSAFPEPPEDGTLLSEAKLQSIMSFLDEMEKSGQDQPDPQQEGWVLEAGPGPLELGSEASTSVMRLKLEVEEKKQAMLLLQRALAQQRDLTVRRVKETEKALSRQLQRQREHYEATIQRHLAFIDQLIEDKKVLSEKCEAVVAELKQEDQRCTERVAQVQAQHELEIKKLKELMSATEKVRREKWISEKTKKIKEVTVRGLEPEIQKLIARHKQEVRRLKSLHEAELLQSDERASQRCLRQAEELREQLEREKEALGQQERERARQRFQQHLEQEQWALQQQRQRLYSEVAEERERLGQQAARQRAELEELRQQLEESSSALTRALRAEFEKGREEQERRHQMELKALKQQLELERQAWEAGCARKEAWLLNREQELREEIRKGRDKEIELVIHRLEADMALAKEESEKAAESRIKRLRDKYEAELSELEQSERKLQERCSELKGQLGEAEGENLRLQGLVRQKERALEDTQAMNEQLSSERSNLAQVIRREFEDRLAASEEETRQAKAELAALQARQQLELEEVHRRVKTALARKEEAVSSLRTQHEAAVKRADHLEELLEQHRRPTLSTK
- the LOC105469388 gene encoding centrosomal protein of 131 kDa isoform X1, with protein sequence MKGTRAISSAPECSPAGVDLSLTGLPPPVSRRPGSAATTKPIVRSVSVVTGSEQKRKALEATGPGGSRAINNLRRSNSTTQVSQPRSGSPRPAEPTDFLTLFEGSPSGKKRPASLSTAPSEKGATWNVLDDQPRSFTLPPNARSSSALDSPAGPRRKECTVALAPNFTANNRSNKGAMGNCVTTMVHNRYTPSERAPPLKSSNQTAPSLNNIIKAATCEGSESSGFGKPPKNVSSASHSARNNAGGTTGLPRRKEVTEEEAERFIHQVNQAAVTIQRWYRRQVQRRRVGAARLEHLLQAKREEQRQRPGEGTLLDLHQQKEAARRKAREEKARQARRAAIQELQQKRALRAQKAITAERGPPENPGETRAPGTRRPAQGLSPTPGDTAHQALKAINTGAGLPAAGPGDCCLPTSSSSPEPQQPPEDRTQDVLAQDATGDNLEMVAPSRGSTKSRGPLEELLHTLQLLEKEPEPLPRPRAHHRGRYAWASEEDDASSLTADNLEKFGKLSAFPEPPEDGTLLSEAKLQSIMSFLDEMEKSGQDQPDPQQEGWVLEAGPGPLELGSEASTSVMRLKLEVEEKKQAMLLLQRALAQQRDLTVRRVKETEKALSRQLQRQREHYEATIQRHLAFIDQLIEDKKVLSEKCEAVVAELKQEDQRCTERVAQVQAQHELEIKKLKELMSATEKVRREKWISEKTKKIKEVTVRGLEPEIQKLIARHKQEVRRLKSLHEAELLQSDERASQRCLRQAEELREQLEREKEALGQQERERARQRFQQHLEQEQWALQQQRQRLYSEVAEERERLGQQAARQRAELEELRQQLEESSSALTRALRAEFEKGREEQERRHQMELKALKQQLELERQAWEAGCARKEEAWLLNREQELREEIRKGRDKEIELVIHRLEADMALAKEESEKAAESRIKRLRDKYEAELSELEQSERKLQERCSELKGQLGEAEGENLRLQGLVRQKERALEDTQAMNEQLSSERSNLAQVIRREFEDRLAASEEETRQAKAELAALQARQQLELEEVHRRVKTALARKEEAVSSLRTQHEAAVKRADHLEELLEQHRRPTLSTK
- the LOC105469388 gene encoding centrosomal protein of 131 kDa isoform X3, coding for MKGTRAISSAPECSPAGVDLSLTGLPPPVSRRPGSAATTKPIVRSVSVVTGSEQKRKALEATGPGGSRAINNLRRSNSTTQVSQPRSGSPRPAEPTDFLTLFEGSPSGKKRPASLSTAPSEKGATWNVLDDQPRSFTLPPNARSSSALDSPAGPRRKECTVALAPNFTANNRSNKGAMGNCVTTMVHNRYTPSERAPPLKSSNQTAPSLNNIIKAATCEGSESSGFGKPPKNVSSASHSARNNAGGTTGLPRRKEVTEEEAERFIHQVNQAAVTIQRWYRRQVQRRRVGAARLEHLLQAKRERQRPGEGTLLDLHQQKEAARRKAREEKARQARRAAIQELQQKRALRAQKAITAERGPPENPGETRAPGTRRPAQGLSPTPGDTAHQALKAINTGAGLPAAGPGDCCLPTSSSSPEPQQPPEDRTQDVLAQDATGDNLEMVAPSRGSTKSRGPLEELLHTLQLLEKEPEPLPRPRAHHRGRYAWASEEDDASSLTADNLEKFGKLSAFPEPPEDGTLLSEAKLQSIMSFLDEMEKSGQDQPDPQQEGWVLEAGPGPLELGSEASTSVMRLKLEVEEKKQAMLLLQRALAQQRDLTVRRVKETEKALSRQLQRQREHYEATIQRHLAFIDQLIEDKKVLSEKCEAVVAELKQEDQRCTERVAQVQAQHELEIKKLKELMSATEKVRREKWISEKTKKIKEVTVRGLEPEIQKLIARHKQEVRRLKSLHEAELLQSDERASQRCLRQAEELREQLEREKEALGQQERERARQRFQQHLEQEQWALQQQRQRLYSEVAEERERLGQQAARQRAELEELRQQLEESSSALTRALRAEFEKGREEQERRHQMELKALKQQLELERQAWEAGCARKEEAWLLNREQELREEIRKGRDKEIELVIHRLEADMALAKEESEKAAESRIKRLRDKYEAELSELEQSERKLQERCSELKGQLGEAEGENLRLQGLVRQKERALEDTQAMNEQLSSERSNLAQVIRREFEDRLAASEEETRQAKAELAALQARQQLELEEVHRRVKTALARKEEAVSSLRTQHEAAVKRADHLEELLEQHRRPTLSTK